Proteins encoded in a region of the Zea mays cultivar B73 chromosome 4, Zm-B73-REFERENCE-NAM-5.0, whole genome shotgun sequence genome:
- the LOC103653549 gene encoding putative nuclease HARBI1 yields MGSWEEQVRQFLLDEEEDDDELFFVILPAIIPYLSEEKEPIHTSSLTGAKKVREILEGHESWCKSEFRMEPAIFRTTTNFLRRENLLRDTRGVTIEEQLGMFMYMISHNASNQMLQKAFQHSGETIHRKISEVFDIVPTLTQRFVKLPSSIQTHTKIATDSRFMPFFQNCIGAIDGTHIPITIAEHRAAPYRNRKGTLSYNVMVACDFDLNFTFVSCGWEGSASDSGVLRSAISKGFSVPEGKFYLVDGGYANTSSFIAPYRGVRYHLNEFRRRRSSQSGYANYRELFNHRHAILRNHIERAIGVLKKRFPILKVGTFHPIENQIKIAAATVAFHNIIRGQNGDERWLDNQPDYISPSQYVDVPEGDINYLNDTESSDGSALRDQTALEMWAAYNS; encoded by the exons ATGGGTTCTTGGGAGGAGCAAGTTAGACAATTTTTGTTagatgaggaagaagacgacgATGAGTTGTTCTTTGTTATTCTGCCTGCTATAATTCCATACCTCTCAGAAGAGAAAGAGCCCATCCACACCTCCTCACTCACTGGTGCTAAAAAGGTTAGAGAAATCCTTGAAGGACATGAGAGTTGGTGCAAATCCGAGTTCCGAATGGAGCCAGCAATATTCAGAACCACAACAAATTTTCTTAGAAGAGAGAATTTACTACGAGACACACGAGGAGTTACCATTGAGGAGCAGCTTGGGATGTTCATGTACATGATCTCCCACAATGCTAGTAACCAAATGCTACAGAAGGCTTTTCAACATAGTGGAGAGACTATCCATAGAAAAATATCCGAAGTATTTGATATTGTTCCCACACTAACTCAGCGTTTTGTGAAGCTTCCTAGCTCTATCCAAACTCATACCAAAATTGCAACAGATTCTAGGTTCATGCCATTTTTTCAG AACTGCATTGGTGCAATCGACGGCACACATATACCCATCACCATAGCAGAACATAGAGCTGCTCCATATAGAAACAGGAAAGGAACTCTTTCATACAATGTTATGGTAGCCTGCGACTTTGACCTTAATTTCACATTTGTTTCATGTGGATGGGAGGGGTCAGCCTCAGATTCAGGGGTGCTTCGATCTGCTATTAGCAAAGGATTTAGTGTGCCAGAAGGAAAGTTTTATCTAGTAGATGGTGGTTATGCAAATACATCATCCTTCATTGCACCATATAGAGGGGTTCGATACCATCTCAACGAGTTTAGGAGGCGTCGTTCATCACAAAGTGGTTATGCGAACTACAGAGAGTTGTTCAACCACCGCCATGCAATTCTCCGTAACCATATAGAGAGGGCCATCGGTGTTCTAAAGAAAAGGTTCCCGATTCTAAAAGTAGGCACATTTCATCCCATAGAGAACCAAATTAAGATCGCAGCTGCAACTGTTGCATTTCACAACATAATTAGAGGGCAAAATGGAGACGAAAGATGGCTTGACAACCAACCGGATTACATCTCTCCAAGTCAATATGTTGATGTTCCAGAGGGAGATATCAACTATCTCAATGACACAGAATCAAGTGATGGAAGTGCTCTAAGAGATCAGACCGCACTTGAGATGTGGGCTGCCTACAATAGCTAG
- the LOC100274341 gene encoding acetolactate synthase 2, chloroplastic, with protein sequence MATAATAAAALTGATTATPKSRRRAHHLATRRALAAPIRCSALSRATPTAPPATPLRPWGPNEPRKGSDILVEALERCGVRDVFAYPGGASMEIHQALTRSPVIANHLFRHEQGEAFAASGYARSSGRVGVCIATSGPGATNLVSALADALLDSVPIVAITGQVPRRMIGTDAFQETPIVEVTRSITKHNYLVLDVDDIPRVVQEAFFLASSGRPGPVLVDIPKDIQQQMAVPAWDTPMSLPGYIARLPKPPATEFLEQVLRLVGESRRPVLYVGGGCAASGEELCRFVELTGIPVTTTLMGLGNFPSDDPLSLRMLGMHGTVYANYAVDKADLLLAFGVRFDDRVTGKIEAFAGRAKIVHIDIDPAEIGKNKQPHVSICADVKLALQGMNTLLEGSTSKKSFDFGSWHDELDQQKREFPLGYKIFNEEIQPQYAIQVLDELTKGKAIIATGVGQHQMWAAQYYTYKRPRQWLSSAGLGAMGFGLPAAAGAAVANPGVTVVDIDGDGSFLMNIQELAMIRIENLPVKVFVLNNQHLGMVVQWEDRFYKANRAHTFLGNPENESEIYPDFVAIAKGFNIPAVRVTKKSEVHAAIKKMLEAPGPYLLDIIVPHQEHVLPMIPSGGAFKDMILDGDGRTVY encoded by the coding sequence atggccaccgccgccaccgcggcCGCCGCGCTCACCGGCGCCACTACCGCTACGCCCAAGTCGAGGCGCCGAGCCCACCACTTGGCCACCCGGCGCGCCCTCGCCGCGCCCATCAGGTGCTCAGCGTTGTCACGCGCCACGCCGACGGCTCCCCCGGCCACTCCGCTACGTCCGTGGGGCCCCAACGAGCCCCGCAAGGGCTCCGACATCCTCGTCGAGGCTCTCGAGCGCTGTGGCGTCCGTGACGTCTTCGCCTACCCCGGCGGCGCATCCATGGAGATCCACCAGGCACTCACCCGCTCCCCCGTCATCGCCAACCACCTCTTCCGCCACGAACAAGGGGAGGCCTTCGCCGCCTCCGGCTACGCGCGCTCCTCGGGCCGCGTTGGCGTCTGCATCGCCACCTCCGGCCCCGGCGCCACCAACCTAGTCTCTGCGCTCGCAGACGCGTTGCTCGACTCCGTCCCCATTGTCGCCATCACGGGACAGGTGCCGCGACGCATGATTGGCACCGACGCCTTTCAGGAGACGCCCATCGTCGAGGTCACCCGCTCCATCACCAAGCACAACTACCTGGTCCTCGACGTCGACGACATCCCCCGCGTCGTGCAGGAGGCCTTCTTCCTCGCATCCTCTGGTCGCCCGGGGCCGGTGCTTGTTGACATCCCCAAGGACATCCAGCAGCAGATGGCGGTGCCGGCCTGGGACACGCCCATGAGTCTGCCTGGGTACATCGCGCGCCTTCCCAAGCCTCCCGCGACTGAATTTCTTGAGCAGGTGCTGCGTCTTGTTGGTGAATCACGGCGCCCTGTTCTTTATGTTGGCGGTGGCTGTGCAGCATCAGGTGAGGAGTTGTGCCGCTTTGTGGAGTTGACTGGAATCCCAGTCACAACTACTCTTATGGGCCTTGGCAACTTCCCCAGCGACGACCCACTGTCACTGCGCATGCTTGGTATGCATGGCACAGTGTATGCAAATTATGCAGTGGATAAGGCCGATCTGTTGCTTGCATTTGGTGTGCGGTTTGATGATCGTGTGACAGGGAAAATTGAGGCTTTTGCAGGCAGAGCTAAGATTGTGCACATTGATATTGATCCTGCTGAGATTGGCAAGAACAAGCAGCCACATGTGTCCATCTGTGCAGATGTTAAGCTTGCTTTGCAGGGCATGAATACTCTTCTGGAAGGAAGCACATCAAAGAAGAGCTTTGACTTCGGCTCATGGCATGATGAATTGGATCAGCAAAAGCGGGAGTTTCCCCTTGGGTATAAAATCTTCAATGAGGAAATCCAGCCACAATATGCTATTCAGGTTCTTGATGAGTTGACGAAGGGGAAGGCCATCATTGCCACAGGTGTTGGGCAGCACCAGATGTGGGCGGCACAGTATTACACTTACAAGCGGCCAAGGCAGTGGCTGTCTTCAGCTGGTCTTGGGGCTATGGGATTTGGTTTGCCGGCTGCTGCTGGTGCTGCTGTGGCCAACCCAGGTGTCACTGTTgttgacatcgacggagatggtaGCTTCCTCATGAACATTCAGGAGCTAGCTATGATCCGTATTGAGAACCTCCCAGTCAAGGTCTTTGTGCTAAACAACCAGCACCTCGGGATGGTGGTGCAGTGGGAGGACAGGTTCTATAAGGCCAATAGAGCACACACATTCTTGGGAAACCCAGAGAACGAAAGTGAGATATATCCAGATTTTGTGGCAATTGCCAAAGGGTTCAACATTCCAGCAGTCCGTGTGACAAAGAAGAGCGAAGTCCATGCAGCAATCAAGAAGATGCTTGAGGCTCCAGGGCCGTACCTCTTGGATATAATCGTCCCGCACCAGGAGCATGTGTTGCCTATGATCCCTAGTGGTGGGGCTTTCAAGGATATGATCCTGGATGGTGATGGCAGGACTGTGTATTGA